The nucleotide window ATGTCAGACTAATTGGTTGTAAGTTTAGTTATGGACAACATTAACAAGGACCAGAAAACAAGCTGACAGACACATACCAACTAAGGTTCGGTTTGCAGATAAAGAATGCTTCCCCATATAGGTTAATGGTAGGTTAAGAAAAATGTGCTCAATTTTGTATCAACCCACAATCCATGATTATAATGTTCATTATTGTGATAAAgaacaaataataatagacaATAAATAATGGTAATACCCAAACAGCatacaatagaaaaatcaaCTGCTATACATCACTGAACATGAAATAGTCAAGATGTCTTGACCAATGATACTGTTTACTAATAAAaccataaaaagaaaacattttaatgttGTTTACAGTGTCATAAATTTAGCTATAAGTCAATAGAACAAATGTTGAAAGTAAcgggaaaaaaagtttaaaatagtatatagtttttaacaACTTTAATAACAGAGACTTTTAATATTTctgttgtaaaataaaaatttggctgtattaaacaattaaaaatattgtttttttaaataaaatgttataaatatttacCTCAACAATggaaacataatataaaaatatcaacaaaaatgGTGGTGCAAATATCAGCCTGTCAAATAGAACTTTTTTCCATTTTGCATTTGGAGTGTCCTTAGGGAATAACTTCTCCAAAAAGGCATAGAAATGGTGGATCAATGGGCCATTCACAAAGAAACTGAAAATGTACAACAGTAGTCAGGacaatttaaaaatctattaagATGATAATCATTAACTGAATCTCTTAACGGTTATCAATTTAAacgttttaaaagttttcaattCAAAGTAATCTTTAACCCAGACAATAAAACCATCAGAAATTTTGCACTGAAAATAACACATGGTAAAACCATTTCTGAAATATAGCATAAGCATGTCACTGGCATTATTAAAACTAGTGGTGAcctttttcaaaagcttaaaactcctaaatttctcttttttttaatttcacatCAAAGTACTATAATATCAAAGTACTTACAATAATCTAAAAAAGTGatgattttaatataaaattattaattgtgACGTGAGAAAATTCTGAGCAAACATTGGTCAAATTATTAATGAAACATGAAATTTTCTCTAAAAACCTTGTAAATAGGCAGGTTTGGCATAAGCATATATGGAAAGAATAGCATTAACTGAAAGCACATGCTACTAAAAGTAGAACATTAAATAGTTACCCAAATGATATGTAGGCAAAAACACTTTTCCAATTAATACGACCTTTAGCTGTCGGATCTGGTGCTAGATATTGagaaataatatttccaagccCTGACACTACAGCGCTGCAATTAATAAATAGTGAAAACATGGTTAAATAGGCCTACGTAATGAAACATGGTTAAAAAGACCTAAATAATGAAACATGGTTAAACAGGCCTACACAGTGAAACATGTACATGTATTCTGTTGTAAAGTTGATTCTCATAAGCACTCTCTCTTTAAgttaatacaatatatatttttttaagtattttattttaaacagttACTTAATATTTTTATGACATAAGTTTCATCAAGCATCCAAAGTGGTGGCAAAGAATTCTAACCAATCCTGATTATAAACAGCTATTGGTGCCAGGTTTTGGTAAGTCTGAAACTGTCATTCAAGTTCCTCAAGAttgtaacaaaacattcaacttCAGCATTTTCAGCAGAGATCATTTTGTTTAACAAAGGGCACTTGTAAAACCTACATATGCTTTATATTGCAACaatgatatatatatgctatattGCCCATATTTGCCATATTCTGCCATATGGTCTGGAAATGGGTAATACTGACAGTTCATTAAAAACTTTATCTtcaatgacaaaaaaataaagtctgtCACTTTTCCCTGACAATTTTAAGCTACTAACAAagttacaataaatataatTCTTCATAACCAGTTTGCTCCAGGAACATGTATCCAGATCTATGGTCTTAAATTTatctatactttttaaaatacccCATCTTGAGGTCACACACTTTCTAATTAGTGTGTAGCCAATGCTCAGCCAGAGGACACTACAAACCTATTAATCAAGCAATCCATCTATCTGCCtataaaatttgtaaaagattttttaaaagtctgaaTATTTTCAAAGCATACTATCATTATTGTAGCATTACGCATAATCTAAATACTGAGTATCTACTTGTAAGGGAGTTAGATCTATCTCAAATATTATGTTGTAATCTGCCTTGCACTGGCACTTATGGTGCGCACAGGTGTACTATTTAGAACTGGGCAGAGAAATGAATGTGGATAGAGAGTTTACATCAGTCTGAATTGATTAGAAAAAGTCTGAGTTGTCCTGCTGCTTGAAAACTGGAGTAGGAACCAGAAGCGACACAGGAAGGCTGTCAGTGGTCTGTATTAAGGTTTGGTAGGAAGAAAATGGTAGAACTAAAGGCTGAAATCACTGCATGCATTTGCCCttattaataaacacacataattattttttttacaataacccCTTGTTGAGCTGCCACCCTTAAATGTATTACATGATCATAAAAATTGCAGACATTCCTTTAAAAGAGAGGGTAATTAGCTGTGCATGTTAAAAagagacttaaattctgcaaagtcagcGATGCTCAAAATATGGCCAAGGGCCAGGACGTGGTTCCAGCCTGCTGAAATGTCGtcacaaaagaaaatccaccccttttccaaacaaaatgttgaaaagggtatctttacctactttacagccctcactttttctctgatggattggtaccatgacctttaacatttgtgtgtttatgaactGTGAATCTGAATTTATAAAGAACCTAGcaggaaaagtgaacagatCTTTACTTGTTTGTGGAACacgataataagccaacatatttgttttataatgaaagtgtggctgtttaaaaaaaacaactaaatatggtgacattcttgatttgagcTGCGAATAtaagattgttaaactaagcCTAGAGATTTAAGGAAGGATTGATAAAAATAGTTagcaaaaagagacaagaaaatggtgctcacattttaagaagagaaatgaagctaTTTTCCTGTGGTGAGGAGGAGGATAAACTTCAAATACCCCATTAATCAATCTAAGTACTAGATCCCCACTGGTTtctgataaaataatttcaaatctatttcatttttgtacCTATTCCTTTATGTGGTCCATGACTAGGGGCgttgctaggaattttccatcgtttgggggcctggggggcttgacctctttgtgggcccctgcattttgtgtaatgtttagtttttaatgtaaaaaaacactaatttggggcccccctcaagtgggggcccgggggattttcaaattctcccctctccttcccccaccctagctacgccactgtccaCGACACAGAGTGTtgggaaattaaaatggcctaaAAGGTCAAATTGGGTTTGGCATCACtgtgctaagtcattggttttcctgtcttcTCCTtccttcgttctcatttttatgttggagtgttcagatgactagaccaatatatgagatgaattgtgaagtggtttccaaatcagggagctctccatagagttttctttctattggagtgttttggggccagtgtcttgaacaggcctcatggtaaagagaacagttttgaaggacatggtcagcattctcaggtgacactccacatgggcagatttcattGGTTCCAATTactgtctcattctgttgtgtcggTCCTGAGTCgagttttcctgtctgatttgggcaacctattccatgctttaatagggAAGGAGTACTTGTAGggctttgtcctagcatatgggataagGAATGTATGTGCCCTAATctttttttctgagtattttattaggttgtgtttttatattgtaaattatgttttgttatataaaatCTCACAGTTCAAGTTTCTTTTGATGACTTCGTGAGTTATGGGGTCACAAACAAAGGATATATATGCATAATATATATGCATAAGGATGTAATATCTTGTCTTTTAAAGGACTTAATACTTCTaaattatgcaatcatctgcataCATTCTAACCTTTTGTTCTTGAACTTTAACGTAATTAGGTAGAGAGGACTAGATTCTAGTCATTTGTGTAAATTGGAACAGTTAAATTAGTAaatcttattatatatattgcagacgttacttcaaaaaagaagataattacgtcctacacatttcatgtgtcaatgtagtcatgcataaactttgctaagtcattggttttcctggctgaatcaggcaacgcattcaattaaaaaaaggaGCACttattgtacaaatttgttctagctaGAGCAtatatatggaataagaaatgtgcctctatctttgtgtatttctgagtACTTtagtaggttttgtttttctatttgtaaattatggttctatgttttatgtattaaataaataaatttacagcttttagatctatatgcttatagcatgatcAAAGCgctatggttcaatctcatCTGTGAACCggtggaggggagggggtatatAGGAAAaggtaaacacaactctgcccgattcgggtgtcgaacctcgagcccccttcatgggtagccaagccaagttcaagcgtacttagcctttcgaccacgcatctactttactttttattcttctgtacTGAACTGTCTCTAAGTTAAGTGATTTTATTAATGTGGGCCTAattaagactgttccttgaaggcTAAGTTTATTGAAGGCTTGCCTTCAGGTACACCTGATTTTATAAAATCCTGTGATATTTCCTGGACCAGTAGAAATTTTAAGTACTGCAAATGCTGCAAGATATTATATTCTAATtactattattaaaatatagttaagttccccttccagaccttgtggtcaatgtggcagatgatgtaaaggtcatctgtttctgtggcctacggataacgagggtgtcatgtggccagcgcacaacgatcaaccgccttcactttttcccaactaatgtcaggtacccattagagctgggtggactcagacacgcccaaagattccaaaattaaaaaccccagtgcCCCAGtcttcaggattcgaacccaggacccccctGCTTTGGAAGAAAAAATCATTGCTTCATTCTTCAGCCACCGCACCTGCTAATTACTACTCTACTGTGACTGTACTAAAGACTAAGTCTACTCACTTTGTTGCAGCTTTCGTAACAACAGGCCTTTCATGCAACAAACGAAGATACTGGTGAAATGCTCTTATCAAAAGGTTGTCATTTCCCTTGGACTTGCTTTCTTTGATGGGTTTACTCATTTTTATAACGTTTGTTACAGCTAAAATATTACAATTCTCGACTAGACTCAATCTAGAATCTTGAGTCTAGATTActaatatctagattctagatcaagctggatgtagatctatattttctatAGGGGTTTAAtatagtctagattagatctaatctagtagAGTatgattctagatttagatatctagatctactctagatctagattagtaagATACAATAGTGAATAGACACTATGACAGTCTGCGTGAACTCTGAACTTTCAAAAGACTATATATTCCATATATATAGGCTAGGCCTACATCTTAGTCTCGTAGGATAACGCGTGATTACATTCTGAAACAAAAATGGCTACCGTCCCgatcaataaataataaataaatattagatctagaatctagatctagacgacgattctagatctactaaccaaattatcaata belongs to Biomphalaria glabrata chromosome 12, xgBioGlab47.1, whole genome shotgun sequence and includes:
- the LOC106068463 gene encoding peroxisomal membrane protein 2-like, with product MSKPIKESKSKGNDNLLIRAFHQYLRLLHERPVVTKAATNAVVSGLGNIISQYLAPDPTAKGRINWKSVFAYISFGFFVNGPLIHHFYAFLEKLFPKDTPNAKWKKVLFDRLIFAPPFLLIFLYYVSIVEGHGNKGAVKRIKDTYWMILKLNLSVWSIVQYINMNYVPLKFRTVFGNFCALIWMIFISIKRRQMSS